In Simplicispira sp. 125, one DNA window encodes the following:
- a CDS encoding ribonucleotide-diphosphate reductase subunit beta — translation MLNWDEKVTSSSQRFFDGGLQEHRLAASAPLSASLADSSISAHAAAAPAASTASESGAVRAQRVNAADKRIINGKTDVNQLVPFKYKWAWEKYLATCANHWMPQEVNMTRDIALWKDPNGLTEDERRIIKRNLGFFVTADSLAANNIVLGTYRHITAPECRQFLLRQAFEEAIHTHAYQYIVESLGLDEGEIFNAYNEVQSIRDKDEFLIPFIEAISDPHFHTGTHENDQTLLKSLIVFACLMEGLFFYVGFTQILALGRQNKMTGAAEQYQYILRDESMHCNFGIDLINQLKLENPSLWTSAFKEEIKTLFIKAVELEYRYAEDTMPRGVLGMNASMFKGYLRYIANRRATQIGLETLFPNEENPFPWMSEMIDLKKERNFFETRVIEYQSGGALSWD, via the coding sequence ATGCTGAACTGGGACGAAAAAGTCACATCCTCATCGCAAAGATTTTTCGACGGCGGTCTGCAAGAACACCGCTTGGCGGCATCGGCGCCGCTCTCTGCATCGCTCGCCGATTCATCTATCAGCGCTCACGCAGCAGCTGCGCCTGCAGCCTCCACCGCTTCTGAATCAGGAGCAGTGCGTGCGCAGCGCGTGAACGCAGCCGACAAACGCATCATCAACGGCAAGACCGACGTCAATCAACTGGTGCCGTTCAAATACAAGTGGGCCTGGGAGAAATACCTTGCCACCTGCGCCAACCACTGGATGCCGCAGGAAGTCAACATGACGCGCGACATCGCGCTCTGGAAAGACCCGAATGGTCTGACCGAAGATGAACGCCGCATCATCAAGCGCAATTTGGGTTTCTTCGTCACCGCAGACTCGCTGGCCGCCAACAACATCGTGCTCGGCACCTACCGCCACATCACGGCGCCCGAATGCCGTCAGTTCCTGCTGCGTCAGGCTTTTGAAGAAGCGATCCACACGCACGCGTACCAGTACATTGTCGAATCGCTGGGTCTGGACGAAGGCGAGATCTTCAACGCCTACAACGAGGTGCAGTCGATCCGTGACAAGGACGAATTCCTGATCCCGTTCATCGAGGCCATCAGCGACCCGCACTTCCACACCGGCACACACGAAAACGACCAGACACTGCTCAAATCGTTGATCGTTTTCGCCTGCCTGATGGAAGGTCTTTTCTTCTACGTTGGCTTCACGCAAATCCTGGCGCTGGGTCGGCAAAACAAGATGACCGGCGCCGCCGAGCAGTACCAGTACATCCTGCGCGACGAGTCCATGCACTGCAACTTCGGCATCGACCTGATCAACCAGCTCAAGCTGGAGAATCCCAGTCTCTGGACTTCCGCATTCAAGGAAGAAATCAAGACCTTGTTCATCAAGGCCGTAGAACTTGAATACAGATACGCCGAAGACACCATGCCACGTGGCGTGTTGGGTATGAACGCTTCCATGTTCAAGGGCTACCTGCGCTACATCGCCAACCGCCGCGCCACCCAGATCGGACTGGAAACCCTCTTCCCCAACGAAGAAAACCCCTTCCCCTGGATGAGTGAAATGATTGACCTGAAGAAGGAACGCAACTTCTTCGAAACCCGCGTGATCGAGTACCAGTCGGGCGGCGCGCTCTCTTGGGACTAG
- the accC gene encoding acetyl-CoA carboxylase biotin carboxylase subunit, producing MFKKILVANRGEIALRIQRACHELGIKAVMVYSEADRDAKYVKLAEEAVCIGPAPSPLSYLNMPAIISAAEVTDAEAIHPGYGFLSENADFAERVEKSGFQFIGPTPENIRTMGDKVSAKQAMIKAGVPCVPGSDGELPDDPVQIRRIAKAVGYPVIIKAAGGGGGRGMRVVHTEAALVNAVQMTKAEAGAAFGNPAVYMEKFLQNPRHIEIQILADKHRNAVYLGERDCSMQRRHQKVIEEAPAPGIPRRLIDRIGDRCVAACKKIGYRGAGTFEFLYENGEFYFIEMNTRVQVEHPVTEWITGVDIVRTQIMVAAGEKLPFTQRQIQIRGHAIECRINAEDPYKFIPSPGRITKWHAPGGPGVRVDSHIYTNYFVPPNYDSMIGKIIVHGDTREQALARMRTALSETVIEGINTNVPLHRELMVDAKFMDGGTNIHYLEEWLSQRQR from the coding sequence ATGTTTAAAAAGATCCTGGTCGCCAATCGCGGCGAAATCGCCCTTCGAATCCAGCGCGCCTGCCATGAACTTGGCATCAAGGCCGTGATGGTGTATTCCGAGGCCGACCGCGACGCCAAATACGTCAAGCTGGCCGAAGAGGCTGTGTGCATCGGCCCTGCGCCGTCCCCGCTGAGTTATCTGAACATGCCGGCCATCATCTCGGCGGCCGAGGTGACGGATGCCGAGGCGATCCACCCGGGCTACGGTTTTCTCAGTGAAAACGCCGATTTTGCCGAGCGCGTGGAAAAGAGTGGTTTCCAGTTTATTGGCCCTACGCCCGAAAACATCCGCACCATGGGCGACAAGGTGTCTGCCAAGCAGGCCATGATCAAGGCGGGCGTGCCCTGCGTGCCCGGTTCTGACGGTGAACTGCCGGACGATCCGGTGCAGATCCGCCGTATTGCCAAAGCAGTGGGCTACCCGGTCATCATCAAGGCCGCGGGCGGTGGTGGTGGGCGCGGCATGCGCGTGGTGCATACCGAGGCCGCGCTGGTCAATGCGGTGCAGATGACCAAAGCCGAAGCGGGTGCCGCGTTTGGCAATCCTGCGGTGTACATGGAAAAATTCCTGCAAAACCCGCGCCACATCGAGATTCAGATCCTGGCCGACAAACACCGCAACGCGGTGTATCTGGGCGAGCGCGACTGCTCCATGCAGCGCCGTCACCAGAAGGTGATTGAGGAAGCGCCGGCGCCGGGTATTCCGCGTCGGCTCATTGACCGTATCGGTGACCGCTGCGTGGCAGCTTGCAAAAAAATCGGCTATCGGGGCGCGGGTACGTTCGAGTTTTTGTACGAAAACGGCGAGTTCTATTTCATTGAAATGAACACGCGCGTACAAGTGGAGCACCCGGTTACCGAATGGATTACGGGTGTGGATATCGTGCGCACGCAGATCATGGTGGCGGCGGGCGAGAAACTGCCTTTCACGCAGCGCCAGATCCAGATCCGCGGTCACGCCATTGAGTGCCGCATCAATGCCGAAGACCCCTACAAGTTCATTCCTTCGCCAGGGCGCATTACGAAATGGCACGCGCCCGGTGGGCCTGGGGTGCGGGTGGACTCGCACATTTACACGAATTACTTTGTGCCGCCCAACTACGATTCGATGATTGGCAAGATCATTGTCCATGGCGACACGCGCGAGCAGGCCTTGGCGCGCATGCGCACGGCTTTGTCCGAAACAGTGATCGAAGGCATCAATACCAATGTGCCGTTGCACCGTGAACTCATGGTGGACGCCAAGTTCATGGACGGCGGCACCAATATTCACTATCTTGAAGAGTGGCTGTCCCAGCGCCAGCGCTGA
- a CDS encoding TlpA disulfide reductase family protein has product MSKAPAGAVSRRRHLWLYAGVAAAAAAAGGGWSWWRNQSFAEASDASQAFWDLSFETPAGQPLAAAAFKGKPLLLNFWATWCPPCIAELPLLNGFYRENAAKGWQVMGVAVDQPSAVRGFLERTPLDFPIAMAGLGGTDLSRSLGNLGGGLPFTVLFAADGRILHRKIGQVTPENLRQWSRLI; this is encoded by the coding sequence ATGTCGAAAGCCCCTGCGGGCGCTGTTTCCAGGCGCCGCCATCTGTGGCTGTATGCCGGGGTCGCTGCCGCAGCGGCGGCCGCAGGCGGGGGGTGGTCGTGGTGGCGAAACCAGTCCTTTGCAGAAGCTTCGGATGCCAGTCAGGCTTTCTGGGACTTGTCTTTTGAGACGCCGGCGGGTCAACCTCTGGCTGCGGCGGCATTCAAGGGTAAGCCTTTGCTGCTCAATTTTTGGGCCACCTGGTGTCCTCCTTGTATCGCCGAGTTGCCTCTGTTGAACGGGTTTTACCGCGAAAATGCGGCCAAAGGCTGGCAAGTGATGGGTGTTGCCGTCGATCAACCATCGGCGGTGCGGGGTTTTCTGGAGCGCACGCCACTGGATTTTCCGATTGCCATGGCGGGCCTGGGCGGAACCGATTTGTCGCGGTCGCTGGGAAATCTGGGGGGCGGCTTGCCTTTCACTGTGTTGTTCGCGGCCGATGGGCGTATTCTTCACCGTAAGATCGGACAGGTAACACCGGAGAATTTGCGCCAGTGGTCCCGGCTGATATGA
- the prmA gene encoding 50S ribosomal protein L11 methyltransferase — protein MFELSLMCPQDRVEVLSEALDALDALSVSVEDADAQTDAEQALFGEPGMPPPSEGWQRSRVVALFATEAGAQDAQRLLEAQDFFAGCEACQVTALADQDWVRLTQSQFTPVEITADFWIVPTWHEPPEQARRIIRLDPGLAFGTGTHPTTRMCLRWIAHHGAAGALGRVLDYGCGSGILAIGAAKFGATDIDAVDIDPAAVESAALNAQANGVQMRAGLPDKAQGHYQTVLANILATPLRVLAPLLCSHVAQGGHLVLAGILERQAQELQEAYAPWLSLAVADCEDGWILMTASR, from the coding sequence ATGTTTGAACTCAGCCTGATGTGTCCGCAAGACCGGGTCGAAGTCCTGAGCGAAGCGCTGGATGCGCTGGATGCGCTCAGTGTTTCGGTCGAAGATGCCGATGCGCAGACCGATGCCGAGCAGGCCTTGTTCGGCGAGCCTGGCATGCCTCCACCGAGCGAAGGCTGGCAGCGCAGCCGTGTGGTCGCGCTGTTTGCGACCGAAGCCGGTGCGCAGGACGCGCAGCGTTTGCTGGAGGCGCAGGATTTTTTTGCTGGTTGCGAAGCCTGCCAGGTGACGGCTTTGGCCGACCAGGATTGGGTGCGGTTGACCCAATCGCAATTCACGCCCGTCGAGATCACTGCAGATTTCTGGATCGTGCCGACTTGGCATGAGCCGCCAGAGCAGGCACGTCGCATCATCCGCCTCGATCCTGGGTTGGCTTTTGGCACGGGCACGCATCCCACCACGCGCATGTGCCTGCGCTGGATCGCCCACCACGGAGCCGCAGGTGCGCTGGGGCGCGTGCTGGACTATGGCTGTGGCTCGGGCATCCTGGCCATCGGGGCGGCCAAGTTTGGCGCCACCGACATTGATGCGGTGGATATTGATCCGGCCGCAGTGGAATCTGCCGCACTCAATGCCCAGGCCAATGGTGTGCAGATGCGCGCCGGACTTCCAGACAAAGCGCAGGGTCACTACCAGACCGTGCTGGCCAACATTCTGGCGACACCCCTGCGTGTGCTGGCTCCTCTCTTGTGCAGCCATGTGGCGCAAGGAGGGCATTTGGTGCTGGCTGGAATTCTGGAGCGCCAGGCGCAAGAGCTGCAGGAGGCCTATGCGCCCTGGCTGTCCCTCGCGGTGGCAGACTGTGAAGATGGCTGGATTCTTATGACCGCGTCGCGCTAG
- a CDS encoding DUF3426 domain-containing protein has product MDWPAIDFEPAASSEEEPPGYELPTPEWQETEFGMEPDADWPKALPPEPAVASLAQTPEPEPPPIERALRDALHDVLLQREALQAAKASVDGPVSPAAAVTSISKEPAPLLPDIPRSLASEEGGAAVEEADHLDLPVEEDPLRQAMPADMQDIAEPGDNASAGELSFMRAARRKAFWRKPLVRMGLALLSVCLLCALLLQVAVHERHFIAASWPQAKASLDALCRPLQCSVGHYRQIAAVDVDGSSFHKVRGDEYQFSLTLKSRARMPVETPAIELTLTDTQNQPIVRRVLPPSELSAPAELAAQGEWSATTAILLASGGVRITGYRVLAFYP; this is encoded by the coding sequence ATGGATTGGCCCGCCATTGATTTTGAGCCTGCGGCGTCGTCTGAGGAAGAACCACCGGGCTATGAACTGCCCACGCCTGAGTGGCAAGAGACCGAATTTGGGATGGAGCCCGATGCGGATTGGCCGAAAGCGTTGCCTCCCGAGCCTGCAGTGGCGTCGTTGGCGCAGACACCAGAGCCAGAGCCACCACCGATTGAGCGGGCATTGCGCGATGCTCTTCATGATGTGCTCCTGCAGCGCGAGGCACTGCAGGCGGCAAAGGCATCGGTGGATGGGCCGGTGTCGCCTGCTGCGGCGGTGACCTCGATTTCCAAGGAGCCGGCACCCTTGCTGCCTGATATCCCGAGGAGTCTGGCATCAGAGGAGGGGGGTGCGGCAGTCGAAGAAGCAGACCACCTTGATCTGCCGGTGGAGGAGGATCCACTGCGCCAGGCCATGCCTGCGGACATGCAGGATATAGCGGAGCCGGGAGACAACGCATCTGCTGGAGAGCTTTCTTTTATGCGGGCGGCCCGGCGCAAGGCGTTCTGGCGTAAACCGCTGGTGCGTATGGGGTTGGCCTTGCTGAGTGTGTGTCTGCTTTGCGCGCTGCTGCTCCAGGTCGCCGTGCACGAGCGCCATTTCATCGCGGCATCCTGGCCGCAGGCCAAGGCTTCGCTGGATGCCTTGTGCCGCCCGCTGCAATGCTCTGTGGGGCATTACCGCCAGATTGCAGCGGTGGACGTGGATGGATCGTCCTTCCACAAAGTGCGCGGCGATGAATACCAGTTTTCCCTGACCTTGAAGAGCCGCGCACGTATGCCGGTAGAAACGCCAGCCATCGAACTGACGCTGACTGATACGCAGAATCAGCCGATTGTGCGTCGTGTCTTGCCGCCCTCAGAGCTTTCCGCGCCCGCTGAACTGGCGGCGCAAGGAGAGTGGAGTGCGACCACGGCGATTCTTCTGGCATCGGGCGGTGTCCGCATCACGGGTTACCGGGTGCTGGCTTTTTATCCCTGA
- the ampD gene encoding 1,6-anhydro-N-acetylmuramyl-L-alanine amidase AmpD, whose amino-acid sequence MTTTTPTQNPETPTPSVWVQGWHGSARHLASPNYGPRPAQAQIDLIVVHSISLPPGQYGGQAVQDLFLNRLDWDAHPYYQSIRGLQVSAHFFIERDGTLWQFVDCDQRAWHAGASQYRGRSQCNDDSIGIELEGLEGATFEPAQYNALARLCTDLAQRYPIAHIAGHEHIAPGRKADPGPGFQWPQLQRLLAWDARRFPAHTLQPLR is encoded by the coding sequence ATGACGACAACAACGCCGACGCAGAATCCTGAAACCCCGACACCTTCCGTCTGGGTGCAGGGCTGGCACGGCAGCGCCCGGCACTTGGCTTCGCCCAACTACGGCCCCCGACCTGCACAGGCGCAGATTGATCTGATCGTGGTGCATTCCATCAGCCTGCCGCCCGGCCAGTACGGCGGGCAGGCCGTGCAAGACCTTTTCCTGAACCGCCTGGACTGGGACGCCCACCCTTACTACCAGAGCATCCGGGGCCTGCAGGTTTCAGCCCATTTCTTTATCGAGCGCGATGGCACGCTCTGGCAGTTTGTCGATTGCGACCAGCGCGCCTGGCATGCAGGGGCATCCCAATACCGCGGACGCAGCCAATGCAACGACGATTCGATCGGCATCGAGCTCGAAGGGCTGGAGGGTGCAACGTTCGAACCTGCCCAGTACAACGCCCTGGCACGGCTGTGTACCGACCTGGCACAGCGCTATCCCATTGCCCACATCGCAGGCCACGAGCACATCGCACCCGGCCGCAAGGCCGACCCAGGGCCAGGGTTTCAGTGGCCGCAACTGCAGCGCCTGCTGGCGTGGGATGCACGCCGCTTCCCAGCCCACACCCTGCAGCCACTGCGCTGA
- a CDS encoding ribonucleoside-diphosphate reductase subunit alpha, which produces MQAATPISTTPIAPLVAGAHTPARLSAAASDLSHYQILRRNGAVVPFVPQKIAVAMMKAFLAVHGTQGAASASVREVVDQLTQAVVRALMRSRPGGGTFHIEDVQDQVELCLMRGEHHEVARAYVLYRERRTQERARQAETQAPSTPALHVIDGDQRVALDMNRLRGLIESACAGLGTDVQAEPIVQETLRNLYDGVPLEEVHKAAILAARTLIEKDPDYSFATARLLLHTISREVLGREVAQGDMAQAYADYFPQCIRKGVENQLLDERLLQFDLTRLGAALEAGRDLQFDYLGLQTLYDRYFLHVRKTRIELPQVFFMRVAMGLALGEIDREARAIEFYEVLSRFDFMSSTPTLFNSGTLRSQLSSCYLTTVPDDLDGIYESIKENALLSKYAGGLGNDWTRVRALGSHIKGTNGESQGVVPFLKVVNDTAVAVNQGGKRKGAVCAYLETWHLDIEEFLELRKNTGDDRRRTHDMNTANWIPDLFMRRVLEKGQWTLFSPSDVPDLHDLFGSAFETAYVAYEAKAARGEIKPSKTIQATDLWRKMLTMLFETGHPWITFKDACNVRSPQQHVGVVHSSNLCTEITLNTSDSETAVCNLGSVNLLNHLIRNADGQLALDHAKLRRTVGIAMRMLDNVIDINYYAVKKARDANLRHRPVGLGLMAFQDALYELRIPYASEEAVEFADRSMEAICYYAYWASTDLAAERGCYSSYRGSLWERGILPLDSLDLLAQARGGHVEVDRSVTLDWDALRHKITKDGMRNSNCVAIAPTATISNIVGVDASIEPCFGNLSVKSNLSGEFTVINHKLVSDLKRLGIWDDVMVMDLKHFKGSLHAIDRVPQEIKSLYSTAFEVEPRWLVEAASRRQKWIDQAQSLNIYMAGASGKKLDETYKLAWLRGLKTTYYLRTQSATHVEMSTVNTRQLNAVASGRDDSAMASPGTPQETLPASDVRFCAIDDPSCEACQ; this is translated from the coding sequence ATGCAAGCTGCCACCCCCATCTCCACCACGCCCATTGCGCCCCTTGTTGCAGGGGCGCACACACCAGCCCGCCTGTCTGCGGCGGCCTCCGACTTATCGCACTACCAGATCCTCCGGCGCAACGGCGCCGTGGTGCCGTTTGTCCCGCAGAAGATTGCCGTCGCCATGATGAAAGCCTTTCTGGCGGTGCACGGCACCCAAGGTGCAGCCTCGGCCAGCGTGCGCGAGGTGGTGGATCAGCTCACGCAGGCCGTGGTACGCGCGCTCATGCGTTCGCGTCCGGGCGGCGGCACCTTCCACATTGAAGATGTGCAAGACCAGGTGGAGCTGTGCCTGATGCGCGGCGAACACCACGAGGTCGCTCGCGCCTACGTGCTGTACCGCGAACGCCGCACCCAGGAGCGCGCACGCCAGGCCGAAACCCAGGCGCCCAGCACCCCGGCGCTGCATGTCATCGATGGCGACCAACGTGTCGCACTCGACATGAACCGTTTGCGCGGCCTGATCGAGTCCGCGTGCGCGGGGCTGGGCACTGATGTCCAGGCTGAACCCATCGTGCAGGAAACCCTGCGCAATCTCTACGATGGTGTGCCGCTGGAAGAAGTACACAAAGCCGCCATCCTGGCCGCACGCACGCTGATCGAGAAAGACCCCGACTACAGCTTTGCCACGGCCCGATTGCTGCTGCACACCATTTCCCGCGAAGTGCTGGGCCGCGAAGTGGCACAAGGGGATATGGCGCAGGCCTATGCAGACTACTTTCCACAATGCATCCGCAAAGGCGTCGAGAACCAGCTGCTTGACGAACGCCTGCTGCAGTTCGACCTGACCCGCCTCGGTGCGGCCCTTGAGGCCGGGCGCGACCTGCAGTTCGATTACCTGGGCCTGCAAACGCTCTATGACCGCTACTTCCTCCACGTGCGCAAGACGCGCATTGAACTGCCCCAGGTCTTTTTCATGCGTGTGGCCATGGGGCTGGCGCTGGGCGAGATTGACCGCGAAGCCCGCGCCATCGAATTTTATGAAGTGCTCTCGCGCTTCGACTTCATGTCGAGCACGCCCACCTTGTTCAACAGTGGCACGCTGCGCTCCCAGTTGTCGAGCTGCTACCTGACAACGGTGCCTGACGATCTTGATGGCATCTACGAATCCATCAAGGAAAACGCCTTGCTGTCCAAGTACGCCGGCGGTCTGGGCAACGACTGGACGCGCGTGCGCGCCTTGGGCAGCCACATCAAGGGTACGAACGGCGAATCGCAAGGCGTGGTGCCTTTCCTCAAGGTGGTGAATGACACGGCCGTCGCGGTGAACCAGGGCGGCAAGCGCAAAGGCGCTGTGTGCGCCTACCTGGAGACCTGGCACCTGGACATCGAGGAGTTTCTGGAGCTGCGCAAGAACACCGGCGACGACCGCAGGCGCACGCACGACATGAACACGGCCAACTGGATTCCCGACCTGTTCATGCGCCGTGTGCTGGAAAAAGGCCAGTGGACGCTGTTCTCCCCCTCCGATGTCCCCGACCTGCACGATCTGTTCGGCAGCGCATTCGAAACAGCCTACGTGGCCTATGAAGCGAAGGCCGCCCGTGGCGAGATCAAGCCCAGCAAAACCATCCAGGCGACCGACCTGTGGCGCAAGATGCTGACCATGCTGTTCGAGACTGGGCACCCCTGGATCACCTTCAAGGATGCCTGCAATGTGCGCTCGCCACAGCAGCATGTGGGCGTGGTGCATTCGAGCAACCTGTGCACCGAGATCACGCTCAACACCAGCGACAGCGAAACGGCCGTCTGCAACCTCGGTTCGGTCAACCTGCTCAACCATCTGATCCGCAACGCGGATGGCCAACTGGCGCTCGATCACGCCAAGCTGCGCCGCACCGTGGGCATTGCCATGCGCATGCTCGACAACGTCATCGACATCAACTACTACGCGGTGAAAAAGGCGCGTGATGCCAATCTGCGCCACCGTCCGGTAGGCCTGGGCCTCATGGCGTTCCAGGACGCGCTGTACGAGCTACGCATTCCCTACGCCAGTGAGGAAGCCGTGGAGTTTGCCGACCGCTCCATGGAAGCCATCTGCTACTACGCCTACTGGGCCTCGACCGATCTCGCAGCCGAGCGGGGTTGCTATTCCAGCTACCGCGGCTCACTGTGGGAACGGGGCATTCTGCCGCTCGACTCGCTGGATCTGCTGGCCCAGGCACGCGGAGGGCATGTGGAAGTCGATCGCTCGGTCACCCTCGACTGGGACGCGCTACGCCACAAGATTACAAAGGACGGCATGCGCAATTCCAACTGCGTAGCCATCGCACCGACGGCCACGATCTCCAACATCGTGGGTGTGGACGCTTCCATCGAGCCCTGCTTTGGCAACCTCTCCGTGAAGTCCAACCTCTCAGGCGAATTTACGGTGATCAACCACAAGCTGGTGAGCGATCTCAAACGCCTGGGAATATGGGATGACGTGATGGTCATGGACCTCAAGCATTTCAAAGGCTCACTGCACGCCATCGACCGTGTGCCACAAGAGATCAAATCCCTGTACTCCACCGCTTTCGAGGTGGAACCACGCTGGCTTGTCGAGGCCGCATCGCGTCGCCAGAAATGGATCGACCAGGCGCAGAGCCTGAACATCTACATGGCGGGCGCGTCTGGCAAGAAGCTCGACGAGACCTACAAGCTCGCATGGCTGCGTGGCCTCAAAACCACCTACTACCTGCGCACACAAAGCGCGACCCATGTCGAGATGAGCACGGTCAACACGCGCCAGCTCAACGCGGTTGCATCGGGCCGCGACGATAGCGCCATGGCATCACCGGGCACGCCACAAGAGACGTTGCCCGCCAGCGATGTGCGCTTCTGCGCCATCGACGATCCCTCGTGCGAAGCCTGTCAGTAG
- a CDS encoding carbohydrate kinase family protein, protein MAALICGSLAFDTIMTFEGRFSEQILPDQLHILNVSFLVPALRRDFGGCAGNIAYSLQLLGGQPVPMAMLGSDGAEYLQRLSHLGISTRCVGQVNDTYTAQAMIMTDRDNNQITAFHPGAMMQAHANRIDASMPEVRIGIIAPDGRDAMIEHAAQFQAAGIPFVFDPGQGLPMFSGEELTRFVEQASWVTVNDYEGKMLCDRTGLDLAALSRKVEGLVVTLGAQGCEVWIEGVRTEVAPVVPTQIVDPTGCGDAWRGALLFGLERGWPLARCAALGNRLGALKIAARGPQNYTLDFDPASLMAQA, encoded by the coding sequence ATGGCAGCACTGATTTGCGGTTCCCTGGCGTTTGACACCATCATGACCTTCGAAGGGCGATTTTCGGAGCAGATCCTGCCCGATCAGTTGCATATTCTGAATGTCTCGTTTCTGGTGCCCGCGCTGCGCCGGGACTTTGGCGGCTGTGCCGGCAACATTGCTTACAGTCTCCAGTTGTTGGGGGGGCAACCTGTACCCATGGCCATGCTGGGCAGTGATGGGGCCGAATATCTGCAGCGCCTGTCCCATCTGGGTATCAGTACCCGTTGCGTAGGCCAGGTCAATGACACCTACACCGCCCAGGCCATGATCATGACCGACCGCGATAACAACCAGATCACGGCGTTTCATCCTGGCGCGATGATGCAAGCCCATGCGAACCGTATCGACGCCAGCATGCCAGAAGTGCGCATTGGCATCATCGCTCCTGATGGGCGCGACGCCATGATCGAACACGCTGCGCAGTTCCAGGCGGCGGGCATTCCCTTTGTTTTCGATCCGGGGCAAGGTCTGCCCATGTTCTCGGGCGAGGAGCTCACCCGCTTTGTGGAGCAGGCGTCTTGGGTCACGGTCAATGATTACGAGGGCAAGATGCTGTGCGATCGCACAGGCCTCGATCTGGCCGCGCTTTCGCGCAAGGTGGAAGGCTTGGTGGTGACCCTCGGGGCGCAGGGTTGCGAGGTCTGGATCGAGGGAGTTCGGACCGAAGTGGCACCGGTTGTGCCCACCCAGATTGTCGACCCCACAGGCTGCGGTGACGCATGGCGTGGCGCTCTGCTCTTCGGCCTGGAGCGGGGCTGGCCCCTGGCGCGCTGTGCTGCGCTGGGTAACCGCCTGGGGGCTCTCAAAATTGCGGCGCGTGGACCACAGAACTACACGCTGGATTTCGATCCCGCATCGCTGATGGCCCAGGCATAA
- a CDS encoding histone, which yields MATAKKPAAKKAAPVKKAAPAKKAAAPAKKVAPAKAAAPAKKAVVAKKAAPAKKAAAPAAKATAPKAAPAKKAAAPAKKAVAAKKAAPAKKAAPAKKAAPAKKVVAAKKAAPAKKAAPAKKAVVAKKAAPAKKAAPTKKAAVPAKKVAPAKTAAPAKKAAEPVAKKAASAPKKAAPAKKPAAAKAAPAAQTTLNPQAAWPFPTGSKP from the coding sequence ATGGCAACTGCGAAGAAACCCGCCGCCAAGAAGGCGGCTCCCGTGAAGAAGGCTGCACCCGCCAAGAAGGCAGCAGCACCGGCAAAGAAAGTGGCTCCAGCCAAAGCCGCTGCGCCCGCCAAGAAAGCGGTAGTGGCAAAGAAGGCTGCGCCCGCTAAAAAGGCCGCAGCACCGGCAGCGAAGGCCACCGCTCCCAAGGCCGCTCCCGCCAAGAAGGCCGCGGCACCTGCCAAAAAAGCCGTAGCGGCAAAGAAGGCAGCTCCAGCGAAAAAGGCGGCGCCCGCCAAGAAAGCAGCTCCAGCCAAGAAGGTCGTAGCGGCAAAGAAAGCGGCACCTGCAAAGAAGGCGGCTCCTGCCAAGAAAGCCGTAGTGGCCAAGAAGGCCGCGCCCGCGAAAAAGGCTGCGCCCACCAAAAAGGCAGCAGTTCCTGCAAAGAAGGTAGCACCCGCCAAAACCGCGGCACCTGCAAAAAAAGCAGCAGAACCTGTAGCCAAAAAGGCGGCATCGGCTCCCAAGAAAGCGGCACCGGCCAAGAAGCCTGCAGCAGCCAAAGCAGCTCCTGCGGCACAGACGACGCTCAACCCCCAGGCTGCGTGGCCTTTCCCTACGGGCTCAAAGCCCTGA
- the accB gene encoding acetyl-CoA carboxylase biotin carboxyl carrier protein produces MDLRKLKTLIDLVSESNVSELEITEAEGKVRIVKSGGTVVQQYAPAPMAPAPAQPAGVAPVAELPAPVEPAGHVVKSPMVGTFYRASSPGAKAFVDVGSQVKEGETICIIEAMKILNEIEADKSGTVTRILGENGQAVEYGQPLFVIE; encoded by the coding sequence ATGGATTTGCGAAAACTCAAGACCCTCATCGACCTGGTGTCCGAGTCGAATGTGTCTGAACTCGAAATCACCGAAGCCGAGGGCAAGGTCCGCATTGTCAAGAGCGGCGGAACCGTGGTGCAGCAGTATGCACCAGCGCCCATGGCTCCCGCGCCGGCCCAGCCTGCGGGCGTAGCCCCGGTTGCCGAGCTGCCGGCGCCCGTTGAGCCCGCGGGCCATGTGGTGAAGTCGCCCATGGTGGGGACTTTCTACCGCGCCTCCAGTCCTGGCGCCAAGGCCTTTGTCGATGTGGGCAGCCAAGTCAAGGAAGGCGAGACCATCTGCATTATCGAGGCCATGAAGATTCTCAACGAGATTGAGGCCGACAAGTCCGGCACCGTCACACGCATCCTGGGTGAAAACGGCCAGGCCGTGGAATACGGCCAGCCCTTGTTCGTGATCGAGTGA